Proteins co-encoded in one Saprospira grandis genomic window:
- a CDS encoding MbnP family protein, protein MRYLSAFLILALVGWAASCKKDPVDPPVEETKNLTLNFKAQFDGQALPMFTDVTAPNGENFQLQVFNFFLSYIEVQKENGDWVLVDSSAYVNFNSLVDLADAEAGVDLSYSLAETGNFTAIRFGLGVAPDLNAMDPADFSSAVALGDAGNYWTAWDSYIFTRTEGKIDSLPAAAGGDVNFLYHSGVDGMYQQKNFSKQFNLEQATSLNFTIDIKEVFYKTGQEIPIADNNVSHSGDPSTTEYAIVKTVITNMGQALELQ, encoded by the coding sequence ATGCGTTATTTATCAGCATTTTTAATTTTGGCTTTAGTGGGTTGGGCCGCATCTTGTAAAAAAGACCCTGTAGATCCTCCGGTGGAGGAGACAAAAAACCTGACCTTAAACTTCAAGGCGCAATTTGATGGGCAGGCCTTGCCGATGTTTACGGATGTTACGGCCCCGAATGGCGAAAACTTTCAGTTGCAAGTATTTAATTTTTTTCTTTCTTATATAGAAGTGCAGAAAGAAAATGGCGATTGGGTATTGGTGGACAGTTCGGCCTACGTTAATTTTAATAGCTTGGTAGACTTGGCGGATGCTGAGGCTGGAGTTGATTTGAGTTATAGTTTGGCGGAGACGGGGAATTTTACGGCCATTCGTTTTGGTTTGGGGGTAGCGCCTGATTTGAATGCCATGGATCCTGCGGACTTTAGCAGTGCGGTGGCCTTGGGGGATGCTGGAAATTACTGGACCGCTTGGGACAGCTATATTTTTACGCGAACCGAGGGTAAAATTGATAGTTTGCCAGCTGCAGCGGGTGGAGATGTTAATTTTCTCTATCACTCTGGGGTAGATGGCATGTATCAGCAAAAGAATTTCAGTAAACAATTCAATTTGGAGCAAGCGACCAGCTTGAATTTTACGATTGATATAAAAGAGGTATTTTACAAAACGGGGCAAGAAATTCCGATTGCGGACAACAACGTCAGTCATTCTGGAGACCCCAGCACTACGGAATACGCCATTGTAAAAACCGTTATTACGAATATGGGCCAGGCCCTAGAATTGCAATAA
- a CDS encoding geranylgeranylglyceryl/heptaprenylglyceryl phosphate synthase — protein MLKGLANFPLYQNLLAAKAQKQKGFALLIDPDKLKTKELNETIERAVWAGVDYFFVGGSLLLNDALEEVVALLKSQTDIPVFLFPGSLRQISHNADALLLLSLISGRNPDLLIGQHVEAAAYLRKSPLEILPTGYMLIDGGKPTSVSYISNTQPIPANKEDIAICTALAGQLLGLKLIYMDAGSGALQPISSQMIEAVSSAIELPLIVGGGIRNAEKVAQNIQAGADLVVVGNALEKAPQLMAEMVAACH, from the coding sequence ATGCTAAAAGGATTGGCGAACTTTCCGCTTTACCAAAATTTATTGGCGGCTAAGGCCCAAAAACAAAAGGGCTTTGCCCTGCTTATCGACCCCGATAAACTTAAGACGAAGGAATTGAACGAAACGATTGAACGAGCGGTTTGGGCTGGTGTAGATTATTTCTTTGTGGGAGGAAGCCTACTGCTCAATGATGCCCTAGAAGAGGTGGTGGCCCTGCTCAAAAGCCAGACGGATATTCCCGTTTTTCTTTTCCCCGGCTCGCTGCGCCAAATTAGCCATAATGCCGATGCCTTACTGCTGCTTTCACTCATTTCTGGCCGCAATCCCGATCTGCTGATTGGCCAACATGTAGAGGCCGCCGCCTATTTGCGCAAAAGCCCACTAGAAATTCTACCCACAGGCTATATGCTCATTGATGGCGGAAAACCCACTTCGGTTTCTTATATTAGTAATACCCAACCTATTCCCGCCAATAAAGAAGATATTGCTATCTGTACCGCACTAGCAGGCCAACTCCTAGGCCTCAAACTGATTTATATGGATGCCGGATCTGGAGCCCTTCAGCCCATTTCTAGCCAAATGATCGAGGCGGTTTCTTCTGCCATAGAGCTTCCGCTCATTGTGGGCGGGGGCATCCGCAACGCCGAAAAAGTGGCCCAAAATATTCAAGCTGGAGCCGATCTGGTGGTGGTGGGCAATGCCCTAGAAAAAGCCCCCCAACTCATGGCCGAAATGGTGGCCGCCTGCCATTAA
- the rsgA gene encoding ribosome small subunit-dependent GTPase A gives MQGTVIKSTGTWYRVQTPDHKVYDCRIKGKFRLKGYKLTNPVAVGDEVLFEQEKGLETGMIHKILPRQNYVLRRSTRQKHHQHLIACNLDQALLVVTLREPNVKLGFIDRFLLTTEAYSIPTYIILNKADLYDEGDLEMYEGLKILYGRVGYQTRLVSAETGEGLEELQLLLKDKRSLFSGHSGVGKSSLINALAPGLGLRTSEVSDYSQKGMHTTTFAELFTLPQGGEIIDTPGIKELGFLNLEPQDVAHNFPEIFEASKNCKYNNCLHINEPDCAVKAGLETGEVHELRYQSYLSIMEEIQEQNHWERHL, from the coding sequence ATGCAAGGAACTGTAATTAAATCTACCGGCACTTGGTACCGCGTCCAAACGCCCGACCATAAAGTTTATGATTGTCGAATTAAAGGAAAGTTTAGACTCAAAGGCTATAAACTGACCAATCCCGTCGCCGTAGGCGATGAGGTCCTCTTTGAACAGGAGAAAGGCCTAGAAACAGGCATGATTCACAAGATTTTGCCCCGCCAAAATTATGTGCTCCGCCGTTCTACCCGCCAAAAGCACCACCAACACCTCATTGCCTGCAATTTGGACCAAGCCCTTTTGGTGGTCACGCTCCGAGAACCCAATGTGAAGCTGGGCTTTATTGATCGCTTTTTGCTGACTACCGAAGCCTATTCTATTCCCACTTATATTATTCTCAATAAGGCCGACCTCTATGATGAGGGAGACCTCGAAATGTACGAGGGCCTCAAAATTCTCTATGGCCGAGTAGGCTACCAAACTCGCTTGGTTTCTGCAGAAACTGGAGAGGGCCTAGAGGAACTGCAATTGTTGCTCAAAGATAAGCGCAGCCTTTTTTCGGGCCACTCTGGAGTGGGCAAGTCTTCTTTGATTAACGCCTTGGCGCCTGGCCTTGGCCTACGCACCAGCGAAGTATCGGATTATAGCCAAAAGGGGATGCACACCACTACTTTTGCCGAGCTATTTACTTTGCCCCAGGGCGGCGAAATTATTGACACTCCGGGTATCAAGGAGCTGGGCTTCCTCAATTTGGAGCCCCAAGATGTGGCCCATAATTTTCCCGAAATTTTTGAGGCCTCTAAAAATTGTAAATACAATAACTGCTTGCATATCAATGAGCCAGATTGTGCCGTAAAAGCAGGCCTAGAAACAGGCGAAGTACATGAGCTGCGCTACCAAAGCTATTTGTCAATTATGGAAGAAATCCAAGAACAAAACCATTGGGAGCGACATTTATAA
- a CDS encoding DUF2480 family protein has protein sequence MKNQPLVNRVAKSSLINFNLEDYYPQAEILVFDIKDYLFKGLILREKDFRQALKEMDWSQYAGKNLRVYCSADAIVPTWAYQLVVSLAAPYALAVRFGSQEEFLAGHYQAVLGQLDLADFEGKPVVIKGCSDKPVPVAAYMEITRILQPVAKSIMFGEACSTVPIYKQKKKK, from the coding sequence ATGAAAAACCAACCCCTAGTCAATAGAGTGGCCAAAAGTAGCCTTATCAACTTTAATTTGGAAGATTATTATCCGCAGGCCGAAATTTTGGTCTTTGATATCAAAGATTATCTCTTTAAAGGCTTAATTTTGAGGGAGAAAGATTTTCGACAGGCGCTCAAAGAGATGGATTGGAGCCAATATGCGGGCAAAAACTTGCGGGTTTATTGTTCTGCGGATGCGATTGTGCCGACTTGGGCCTATCAGTTGGTGGTCAGTTTGGCGGCGCCCTATGCTTTGGCTGTTCGTTTTGGGAGCCAAGAAGAGTTTTTGGCGGGGCATTATCAGGCTGTTTTGGGCCAATTAGATTTGGCCGATTTTGAGGGCAAGCCCGTGGTGATTAAAGGCTGTAGTGATAAGCCGGTGCCGGTGGCGGCCTATATGGAAATCACGCGGATTTTGCAGCCAGTGGCCAAAAGCATTATGTTTGGAGAAGCCTGTTCGACCGTTCCGATTTATAAGCAAAAAAAGAAGAAATAA
- a CDS encoding lytic transglycosylase domain-containing protein: protein MKTLSSLLVYSLGTTAFLAFLVLTSYTDPKDQPEAAPQAPRLEHVQQVQMPKIPDSLSFAGEAVPIQDMDMRERFDREQLSICFRHSATIHSMKLANRYFPMMEEVLKKNGVPEDFKYLAVTESNLLNATSPAGAKGIWQFMPATARMYGLEVSKEVDERLNFYLVTEAACKLLKRLKNKFGSWTLAAAAYNCGEGRVQQRQRAQGGTAYYELELPAETMRYLPRIFATKCILSNPESYGFFYEQDDLYPAFPDYRLVTVNGPTNWASFCKEQGVSYRTLKLHNPWILSSKLTNAKRKSYTVRLPKE from the coding sequence ATGAAAACGCTATCCTCCTTATTGGTTTACAGCTTGGGCACGACTGCCTTTTTGGCCTTTTTGGTCCTGACCTCTTATACGGACCCCAAGGACCAGCCCGAGGCGGCCCCTCAGGCCCCTCGTTTAGAGCATGTGCAGCAGGTGCAAATGCCCAAAATTCCCGATTCATTGAGTTTTGCTGGCGAGGCTGTGCCTATTCAGGATATGGATATGCGGGAGCGTTTTGACCGAGAGCAATTGTCGATTTGTTTTCGACATTCGGCCACTATTCATAGTATGAAATTGGCCAACCGTTATTTTCCGATGATGGAGGAGGTGCTCAAAAAAAATGGGGTACCTGAAGATTTCAAGTATTTGGCCGTTACCGAAAGTAATTTGCTAAATGCGACCTCGCCTGCTGGGGCCAAGGGGATTTGGCAGTTTATGCCTGCTACGGCTCGTATGTATGGTTTGGAGGTCAGTAAGGAGGTGGATGAGCGTCTAAATTTCTATTTGGTGACCGAGGCCGCCTGTAAGTTGCTCAAGCGACTAAAAAATAAATTTGGCAGTTGGACCTTGGCGGCGGCAGCCTACAATTGTGGAGAGGGTAGAGTACAGCAGCGGCAGCGAGCGCAGGGCGGAACGGCCTATTATGAGTTGGAATTGCCTGCGGAAACGATGCGTTATTTGCCTCGTATTTTTGCCACCAAATGTATTTTGTCTAATCCAGAAAGCTATGGGTTTTTCTATGAGCAGGATGATCTTTATCCCGCTTTTCCCGATTATCGTTTAGTGACCGTTAATGGACCAACCAACTGGGCTTCTTTTTGTAAGGAGCAGGGCGTAAGTTATCGGACCCTCAAATTGCACAACCCTTGGATTCTCAGTAGCAAATTGACCAATGCCAAGCGAAAAAGCTATACGGTTCGCTTGCCCAAAGAGTAG
- the rpmF gene encoding 50S ribosomal protein L32, whose protein sequence is MAHPKSRISKQRKRKRRTHYKIEAPNVIDCQNCGAPKLPHHVCGECGFYRGRLMVAPKVKEVAAPVVDFGNEGLDD, encoded by the coding sequence ATGGCACATCCTAAGAGTAGAATATCAAAACAGCGTAAGCGTAAGCGTCGTACCCACTATAAAATCGAGGCTCCTAACGTAATCGACTGCCAAAACTGTGGCGCTCCTAAATTGCCTCACCACGTTTGTGGCGAGTGTGGCTTTTACCGTGGCCGCCTTATGGTAGCTCCTAAGGTTAAAGAAGTAGCTGCTCCCGTAGTAGACTTTGGCAATGAAGGCCTAGACGATTAA
- a CDS encoding YceD family protein, with protein MKHLRAYAINFLSLADGQHQFDYELNEKFLSAFEDAPLDQAQVVVKLQMLKKQQFMQLDFQLSGHVPAQCDLCGQDFDLPIALDEQMIVKFVHELPEFPEPELIYLQHGASQLDLANTLYELLVLAIPIRKVHPDEGCPAEILDLLDQYSQLPEEEEEDDETPNSSVWDALKDLDLE; from the coding sequence ATGAAACATCTTAGAGCCTACGCAATCAACTTTCTGAGTTTGGCCGATGGTCAACATCAATTTGATTATGAGCTCAATGAAAAGTTCTTAAGTGCCTTTGAGGATGCCCCTCTAGATCAGGCCCAAGTCGTAGTTAAACTGCAAATGCTCAAAAAGCAGCAGTTTATGCAGCTTGACTTTCAGCTTTCTGGCCATGTTCCGGCCCAATGCGACCTTTGTGGACAAGATTTTGACTTGCCCATTGCGCTAGATGAGCAAATGATTGTTAAGTTTGTGCATGAATTGCCTGAGTTCCCTGAGCCCGAGCTGATTTATCTGCAACATGGCGCTAGTCAGCTAGATTTGGCCAATACGCTCTATGAGTTGTTGGTGCTCGCTATCCCAATTCGAAAGGTCCACCCCGATGAGGGTTGCCCTGCCGAAATTTTGGATTTGCTGGACCAATACAGCCAACTTCCTGAAGAAGAAGAGGAGGATGATGAAACTCCAAATTCTTCTGTCTGGGATGCTCTCAAAGATTTAGACTTAGAATAA
- the dnaB gene encoding replicative DNA helicase, with the protein MNFNKTDQKKNLKSFKQTQGNNAFGKVQPQAPALEEAVLGALMLDKDALAIVIDILSPESFYVERHQHIYKAICKLFEDSNPVDLLTVTEELRKMGKLEAVGGPYQLVELTNRVASSANVEYHARIISQKFIQRELIRVSTETINEAYEDTADVFDLLDKAEQGLFGITEQNLSRGSMGMSTLVNMAIKQFEELSEKEDGLTGVPSGFTALDRVTSGWQPSDLVIVAARPGMGKTSFTLAVAKNAAAQFSSGVAFFSLEMSSVQLVNRIISMQTQISSEKLRKGQLEDYEWQQLYAQVDQLGKMPIFIDDTPGISIFELRAKCRRLKMQHDIQLVIIDYLQLMTAGGGDKNGNREQEISTISRGLKALAKELNVPVIALSQLSRAVETRGGSKRPMLSDLRESGAIEQDADIVTFIYRPEYYDILEDEEGNSLQNIGEIIIAKHRNGSLETVRLRWDGQYALFSNLEDQDFNGLQQAGGNFQLPSNLGGEPSPLSSKMNNDNGSIDDIPF; encoded by the coding sequence ATGAATTTTAATAAGACTGACCAAAAGAAAAATCTCAAGAGCTTCAAGCAAACCCAAGGCAACAACGCCTTTGGGAAAGTGCAACCCCAAGCCCCCGCCCTCGAAGAGGCCGTCTTGGGCGCACTCATGCTCGATAAAGATGCCCTGGCCATCGTCATCGATATCCTTTCTCCCGAAAGCTTCTATGTCGAACGCCACCAACATATTTATAAGGCCATCTGCAAACTCTTTGAAGATAGTAACCCCGTCGATTTGCTGACCGTTACCGAAGAGCTCCGCAAAATGGGCAAACTAGAGGCCGTAGGCGGCCCCTACCAATTGGTAGAACTGACCAACCGCGTAGCCTCTTCCGCCAACGTAGAATACCACGCCCGCATCATTTCCCAAAAGTTCATCCAAAGAGAACTCATTCGGGTGTCTACAGAAACCATCAATGAGGCCTATGAAGATACCGCCGATGTTTTTGACCTTCTCGATAAGGCCGAACAAGGCCTCTTTGGCATTACCGAACAAAACCTCAGCCGAGGCTCTATGGGGATGAGTACCCTGGTCAATATGGCCATCAAACAATTTGAAGAGCTATCGGAAAAGGAAGATGGACTCACTGGTGTCCCTTCTGGCTTTACCGCCCTCGACCGAGTAACCTCTGGCTGGCAACCCAGTGATTTGGTCATCGTTGCCGCCCGTCCCGGTATGGGTAAAACCAGTTTCACCCTAGCCGTGGCCAAAAATGCAGCCGCACAGTTTAGCTCGGGGGTCGCCTTTTTCTCTTTAGAGATGTCTAGCGTGCAGCTGGTCAACCGGATCATCTCTATGCAGACCCAAATCTCTTCAGAAAAACTCCGCAAGGGCCAACTCGAAGATTATGAGTGGCAACAACTCTATGCGCAGGTGGACCAATTGGGCAAAATGCCCATCTTTATTGATGATACCCCAGGGATTAGCATCTTTGAACTGCGCGCCAAATGCCGCCGCCTCAAAATGCAACACGATATCCAACTCGTTATTATCGATTACCTCCAACTGATGACCGCAGGCGGTGGCGATAAAAACGGAAACCGAGAACAAGAGATTTCAACCATCTCTCGTGGACTCAAGGCCCTGGCCAAAGAACTCAATGTGCCCGTGATCGCCCTCTCGCAGCTGAGCCGTGCCGTAGAAACCCGTGGCGGCTCCAAACGCCCCATGCTTTCCGACCTTCGGGAATCTGGTGCCATCGAGCAAGATGCCGATATCGTGACCTTTATTTATCGCCCAGAATATTATGATATTCTAGAAGATGAAGAAGGCAACTCGCTTCAAAATATTGGCGAAATTATCATCGCCAAACACCGTAATGGTTCGCTAGAAACCGTTCGCCTGCGCTGGGATGGCCAATATGCTCTCTTCTCTAATTTGGAGGACCAAGACTTTAATGGCCTACAACAGGCCGGCGGCAATTTCCAACTCCCCTCCAACCTAGGCGGCGAACCCAGCCCCCTTTCCTCTAAAATGAATAATGACAATGGCAGCATAGATGATATTCCCTTCTAA
- a CDS encoding PorP/SprF family type IX secretion system membrane protein, with protein sequence MKILKPILLFCILASWGQLQAQDVHFSMFDMSPVNLNPAYTGFYEGTFRVGGIYRSQWQGLGTNSLLPQGATGNAYPTSFSGYKTPSAFIDAPIIGIKGKDKFGAPKHWFGAGINFYNDQVSYLSTLKAELALAFHAGLGARGNTRLSFGFKGGILQQSVGDASDYTFENDITGGTPETFASGTASGMDFSAGLMLSHVAAGWNIEAGVAYNHLNSPELTITNDVYKLPSNIIGSVRSNISLTRKLSVRPMAFVQYMDKAFEANLQALAAIHFNDTKDFNLLAGAGYRLSDAAFARLGLEYRGLSFGVAYDFNLSGLSNSNYTGSNLRGQGFELGLTYIAKIYRTPVVKEILFNPRF encoded by the coding sequence ATGAAAATTTTAAAACCTATACTCCTTTTTTGCATCCTCGCAAGCTGGGGGCAACTGCAGGCGCAGGACGTTCACTTTAGTATGTTCGACATGTCGCCAGTGAACCTCAACCCTGCCTATACGGGCTTCTACGAGGGGACCTTCCGGGTGGGAGGTATCTACCGTAGCCAATGGCAAGGTTTGGGCACCAACAGTCTGCTTCCCCAGGGCGCTACAGGCAATGCCTACCCCACTTCTTTTTCGGGCTACAAAACGCCCTCTGCTTTTATTGATGCCCCGATTATTGGCATTAAGGGCAAAGACAAATTTGGTGCTCCCAAACATTGGTTTGGTGCGGGAATCAACTTCTATAACGACCAAGTTTCTTATTTGTCGACCCTAAAAGCAGAATTGGCCCTAGCTTTTCATGCTGGACTTGGCGCTAGAGGCAATACTCGCCTCTCTTTTGGCTTTAAAGGAGGTATCCTGCAACAGTCGGTTGGCGATGCTAGCGACTATACTTTTGAGAATGATATTACTGGGGGGACGCCCGAAACTTTTGCCAGCGGAACCGCTAGCGGAATGGATTTCTCGGCCGGTTTGATGCTCTCTCATGTGGCTGCTGGCTGGAATATCGAGGCGGGAGTAGCGTATAACCACCTCAATTCGCCCGAATTGACGATCACCAACGATGTCTATAAGTTGCCTTCTAATATTATCGGTAGTGTTCGCTCTAATATTAGCCTAACGCGCAAGTTGTCTGTTCGCCCTATGGCTTTTGTTCAGTACATGGATAAGGCCTTTGAGGCCAACTTGCAGGCCCTTGCCGCTATCCACTTCAATGACACTAAGGACTTTAATCTATTGGCAGGTGCTGGTTACCGCCTTTCTGATGCTGCCTTTGCTCGCCTCGGTCTAGAATACCGCGGCCTTTCTTTTGGCGTAGCCTATGACTTTAACCTCTCTGGCTTGTCTAATAGCAACTACACGGGTAGCAATCTTCGTGGCCAAGGCTTCGAATTGGGCCTTACTTATATTGCCAAAATTTACAGAACTCCTGTGGTCAAAGAAATTCTCTTTAACCCTCGTTTCTAA
- a CDS encoding OmpA family protein: MKNYFLSALLVLLAMPFVWGQPVGNNQPTEKLEEIASSNLERYDTWNALDYFKQVRERKPNDVKANYDVAYTYFLLRDYSSAEKEFQQLIELDKENFMPMAGWYYAQSLKLAGKYSDCIPAFESFKSKYNGEDADRMKTLADVEIAGAKWAQTMTSPKEELIIKPLDKTVNSPLMENYAYPIGRNKLVFSALRGDSIIVLEDAEEEAKFARIFVAEKAEDGEKWEKVEPFSASTLAAEGFHVVNPTFNQDMSRFFFSKAQLVGNLLENSKIYGAGYDGTNVTEPTALDFNDGEYSCKNPAVGMLDGQEVLFFASNMPGGKGGFDIWYAEINADGTTRTPLNLEAVNTVGDESHPFFDERDNRLYFASNGHPGMGGIDLFQTERNEAGAWSAVENMGPGFNTSVDEFGFIVTREGRDDCFGYLISNREGSSGAVQSQTSTDDIFSILMPERCDVDLIVKVTDDKTGEEVVGATVKIVDKETGEVVAEQTNTENNKFVFPLEQGKEYEVVASKEGWETGSSTSADTRRPALENRFGSVSGPMEWEETTTLKEAGLMVQTFDRNSKAPLNGVTVMVYDGDKLVDEKTMTDGNQFSFILDNNKEYKIKARLEGYIGDFKTVKATEAKEMHKLYLAPPPLFVNVLFDFNKSNIRTGAADTLDRIAEVMTDYPEMVVEVRGFTDAIGSDSYNDRLSKRRSKAAIDYLVEKGIAAERLIAKGFGEAEPVAPNENEDGSDNPEGRQLNRRVEFKIIEGNVGAVETEKKN, encoded by the coding sequence ATGAAAAACTATTTCCTATCGGCCTTGCTAGTTTTACTAGCCATGCCATTCGTCTGGGGACAACCTGTGGGCAACAACCAACCCACAGAAAAACTAGAAGAAATTGCCTCTAGTAACCTCGAACGCTACGATACTTGGAACGCCTTGGATTACTTCAAACAGGTCCGCGAACGCAAACCCAATGATGTAAAGGCCAACTATGATGTAGCTTATACTTATTTCCTTCTTCGCGATTATTCTTCTGCCGAAAAAGAATTTCAGCAGCTCATCGAACTCGATAAGGAAAACTTTATGCCTATGGCTGGCTGGTATTATGCCCAAAGCCTAAAGCTAGCCGGCAAGTACAGCGATTGTATCCCCGCCTTTGAAAGCTTCAAAAGCAAATACAATGGCGAAGATGCCGACCGCATGAAAACTTTGGCCGATGTGGAAATCGCAGGAGCCAAATGGGCCCAAACAATGACTTCTCCCAAAGAAGAACTCATTATTAAGCCCCTAGATAAAACCGTTAACTCTCCACTTATGGAGAACTACGCTTACCCTATTGGCCGTAATAAATTGGTCTTCTCTGCCCTCCGTGGCGATAGCATTATCGTTTTGGAAGATGCTGAAGAAGAGGCCAAGTTTGCCCGCATCTTTGTAGCCGAAAAAGCAGAAGATGGCGAAAAATGGGAGAAAGTAGAGCCCTTTAGCGCTTCTACACTAGCCGCTGAAGGCTTTCATGTGGTTAACCCTACCTTTAATCAGGATATGAGCCGCTTTTTCTTCTCTAAAGCGCAGTTGGTGGGTAACCTACTCGAAAATAGTAAGATTTATGGCGCAGGCTATGACGGTACTAATGTTACTGAGCCTACTGCTCTTGATTTTAATGATGGAGAATATAGCTGCAAAAACCCCGCAGTCGGTATGCTAGATGGCCAAGAAGTACTTTTCTTCGCTTCTAATATGCCCGGCGGTAAAGGGGGCTTCGATATCTGGTATGCAGAAATCAATGCCGACGGAACTACTCGCACTCCCCTCAACCTAGAAGCCGTAAATACGGTAGGTGACGAAAGCCACCCCTTCTTCGATGAGCGCGATAATCGTCTCTATTTTGCGTCTAATGGCCACCCCGGTATGGGCGGTATCGACCTTTTCCAAACAGAGCGCAATGAAGCTGGAGCTTGGTCTGCCGTAGAAAATATGGGACCTGGCTTTAATACTAGCGTAGATGAATTTGGCTTTATCGTGACTCGCGAAGGCCGCGATGATTGCTTTGGCTACCTGATCTCTAACCGTGAGGGAAGTAGCGGAGCCGTACAAAGCCAAACTTCTACCGATGATATCTTCTCTATCTTGATGCCCGAACGTTGTGATGTTGATCTAATCGTTAAGGTAACTGATGATAAAACAGGAGAAGAAGTAGTAGGTGCTACAGTGAAAATTGTAGACAAAGAAACTGGTGAAGTAGTTGCCGAACAAACCAATACAGAGAATAACAAATTTGTATTTCCTCTAGAACAAGGTAAAGAGTATGAAGTAGTGGCTAGTAAAGAAGGTTGGGAAACTGGCTCTAGCACTTCTGCCGACACTCGCCGCCCCGCTCTAGAAAATCGCTTTGGTAGCGTTTCTGGCCCCATGGAATGGGAAGAAACCACCACCTTGAAAGAAGCTGGCTTGATGGTGCAAACTTTTGACCGCAACAGCAAAGCTCCTTTGAATGGCGTAACCGTAATGGTTTATGATGGCGATAAGTTGGTAGACGAAAAGACAATGACTGATGGCAATCAGTTTAGCTTTATCTTGGACAACAACAAAGAGTACAAAATCAAAGCTCGTCTAGAAGGCTATATCGGCGACTTTAAGACCGTAAAAGCCACTGAGGCTAAAGAGATGCACAAATTGTATTTGGCTCCTCCTCCCTTGTTTGTAAATGTATTGTTCGACTTTAATAAGTCAAATATCCGTACTGGTGCAGCCGATACCTTGGACCGCATTGCTGAAGTAATGACTGACTACCCCGAAATGGTAGTAGAAGTACGTGGTTTTACCGATGCTATTGGTTCTGATAGCTATAACGACCGTCTTTCTAAGCGTCGTTCTAAAGCAGCTATTGACTACCTAGTAGAAAAAGGCATTGCTGCTGAGCGCTTGATTGCTAAAGGTTTTGGTGAAGCGGAGCCTGTTGCACCCAACGAAAACGAAGATGGTAGCGATAACCCTGAAGGTCGTCAGCTCAACCGTCGTGTAGAGTTCAAGATTATTGAAGGTAATGTTGGCGCTGTAGAAACAGAAAAAAAAAACTAA
- a CDS encoding DUF1573 domain-containing protein, protein MEPELKLGELKYGEVKEATIEFVNTGTEDLKIEFVQGGCSCTEPTSWSRKAIAPGQKGYVKIKFDSSKADIKKGYESAVELYGNVEGDLLLYYISADIVK, encoded by the coding sequence ATTGAGCCAGAACTGAAGCTGGGAGAACTCAAATATGGAGAAGTTAAGGAAGCGACTATTGAATTTGTCAATACCGGGACCGAAGACTTGAAGATTGAGTTTGTGCAAGGCGGATGTAGCTGTACGGAGCCTACTTCATGGAGCCGCAAAGCCATTGCCCCGGGCCAAAAAGGCTATGTCAAAATTAAGTTTGACTCTTCTAAGGCCGATATTAAAAAAGGCTACGAATCTGCTGTAGAGCTTTATGGAAATGTAGAAGGTGACCTTCTGCTGTACTATATTAGCGCAGATATTGTAAAATAG